From the genome of Brassica napus cultivar Da-Ae unplaced genomic scaffold, Da-Ae ScsIHWf_1338;HRSCAF=1908, whole genome shotgun sequence, one region includes:
- the LOC125596937 gene encoding uncharacterized protein LOC125596937 — protein MVRSLHLNSLVGRDEPLGSEEVDQADLLTRIQQAKSLDENLQKVALNDKTEYQITSNETILVNGRVSVPNSKGLKEEIMSQAHKSKFSVHPRLNKMYRDLKRYYHWVRMKTAEWVARCPTCQLLKAEHQVPNGML, from the coding sequence ATGGTTCGGTCACTACATCTAAATTCCTTGGTTGGACGTGATGAGCCATTGGGATCCGAGGAAGTGGATCAGGCCGATCTACTTACCAGGATACAGCAGGCCAAGAGTTTGGATGAGAACTTGCAAAAAGTGGCTCTTAACGATAAGACGGAGTATCAGATCACAAGCAACGAAACAATCTTGGTGAATGGCCGAGTAAGTGTTCCAAACAGCAAGGGGcttaaagaagagattatgagtcagGCTCATAAGTCAAAGTTCTCAGTCCACCCCAGGCTGAAtaagatgtatagggatttaAAAAGGTACTATCACTGGGTAAGGATGAAAACAGCCGAGTGGGTGGCGAGGTGTCCTACTTGCCAGCTTCTGAAGGCCGAACATCAAGTGCCCAATGGTATGCTCTAG
- the LOC125596938 gene encoding uncharacterized protein LOC125596938 produces MDFVTDFPTTRNQKDAVWVVVDRLTKSAHFLPMQKGDGVDQIVRIYLDEIVRLHGVSASIVSDRDSRFTSYFWQAFQKALGTRMNMSTAYHPQTDGQSERTIQTLEDMLRAVVLDWGDSWEKHLPLVEFAYNNSFHTSIGMSPYEALYGRPCRTRLCWTQMITFKGRAIVSGRRKLDPRYLGPFRIIERVGAVAYKLELPPAMDAFHNMFHVSQLRKCLSDQDIVLHEIPTDLGKNLTLETRPVRIVDRTEKTTRKKTIPMIKVVWEYNGKDVITWETEARMKAEYPEWYDQVVPEETHDEDSRTNPSQVGETSHVPSPR; encoded by the exons atggattttgtgaccgATTTTCCTACGACCAGGAACCAaaaggatgcggtttgggtggTGGTTGACAGACTAACCAAGTCGGCCCACTTCTTACCAATGCAGAAAGGAGATGGAGTGGATCAGATCGTGAGGATTTACTTGGACGAGATAGTACGTCTGCATGGAGTGTCGGCTAGTATTGTCTCGGACAGAGACTCTAGGTTCACCTCTTACTTCTGGCAGGCTTTTCAAAAAGCCTTAGGAACAAGAATGAacatgagcacagcctatcaTCCTCAGACGGATGGGCAGTCAGAGAGGACAATCCAGACATTGGAGGACATGTTAAGGGCCGTGGTGTTGGATTGGGGCGACTCATGGGAAAAGCATCTACCCTTGGTCGAGTTTGCCTACAACAACAGTTTCCACACTAGCATTGGgatgtcaccttatgaagcACTGTATGGACGGCCTTGCAGGACGcgattatgctggacccaa ATGATCACATTCAAAGGGAGGGCTatagtttctggcagaagaaaactagaccctaggtacttgggtccgtTCAGAATCATAGAAAGAGTTGGGGCTGTGGCTTATAAGTTGGAACTGCCACCAGCCATGGATGCGTTCCACAACATGTTTCATGTGTCCCAACTCCGAAAATgtttgtctgatcaggacatagtcCTACACGAGATCCCTACAGATTTGGGTAAGAATCTGACTCTAGAGACGAGGCCGGTCCGCATAGTGGATCGAACAGAAAagacaacaaggaagaagaccatTCCCATGATCAAGGTCGTGTGGGAATACAATGGCAAGGAtgtaatcacttgggaaacagaggcAAGGATGAAGGCCGAGTATCCTGAGTGGTATGATCAGGTGGTCCCCGAGGAAACACATGAtgaggattcgaggacgaatccatcccaagtgggggagacttctCATGTCCCCAGTCCGAGATAG